Below is a window of Musa acuminata AAA Group cultivar baxijiao chromosome BXJ3-11, Cavendish_Baxijiao_AAA, whole genome shotgun sequence DNA.
TGTCCTTTTAGATTCCATCTTTCTCTTCCGTTTTACACAGTAATTGAATCGCTGAAAGTATAACTTGATAAGAAACAAGATATAGAGAACAGTATcatcactaatatatatatatatatatatatatatgtatatgtatgtatatatatgtatatgtatgtatgtatatgtatatgtatgtatgtatatgtatatgtatgtatgtatatgtatatatatatgtatatatatatatatatgtatatatatatatatatatatatatatatatatatgtatatatatatatatgtatgtatatgtgtgtgtgtgtgtgtgtgtgtgtgtgtttataaatattaaaattatgtaGAAATAAGGAGTATCCACTTGAAATGTTGTCATAAAATAAGAAACAAAAGGCATGCACAAGACTAATCACATTGAAATGTCGTAAATAATGTTTCTTAGATGCTATGATAAACCCAATAATGACTAAGTTGAAATACAATTGGTGGGACTTGTAGGGCTTGGTTGTCTAGACAAAGGATTAGTTACTAATGAGATTTcacaccaacaaaagagagacttTGGAACATGGAAGGAGgttattttctgcatgaaagaaagGGGCAAAAAGGCCAAAAAAATGCTACTTCTGATGTCACTATGTTTAAGATTTTGTCAAATTTCATATTTCTGATCAAAAAGGTATGTGCTTCTCAAGCAAAGATTTGGTATCCATGCGGGAGACCATGTAATGCTGTTGGTAGTTAACATAGGAATATGCCCATTAGACCCAACACAAGAACCTTGTGATCTCGAAGTAATGCGAAAGCACACCATCATAATTTCGTTTGTACGAATCAGAAATCTGTCCCCAAAAGCAAGCAGAGACTTAAAGGCATTTTTTCCCAAAAAAATCAAGGATTTTGAGCTAATTCTTTTTGTGTGCCTTCGAACCGAAGCGGCCACTCAATTCATCAAACACATGAAGGGCCAGAATAGGGGATGAAAGACGATCAAAAGGACAAAAACGAAGATGGAATCAAAGGGGAAAAAAAGCAAGGAAGCATGCATCAGTACTCACAGGGTGCCAGTAGTTCTTCCTCCGGCGCTCCAAGAGGGGGGTGGAATGGAAGAAGGAGACGGGCATCGGCGAGAGGGGAGAAACGGGAGAGCCAACGAGAGCGGATCGCAGCACACGATTCATGATCGATTGGGAGAAGATGCGACGTACGAGAGGGAGAGAACAGAAGGCGGAGAGGCGACCGCCTCTTCTCATCTTCTCAATCCGCGGCGACCGCGAGGGGCCATTTCGGTGCCGGTTTGCTTCTGCTGCGGCTCCGACGAGAGCGGATCGCAGCACACGATTCATGTTCTCGCTCCGAGGGCGATTAATGAACCGTCAAAACGGACCGGACCGGGCCACATTGAACCCGAATCCGCTCTATTTCCGATTGGGCTTAGCCTATGCACATTGAACCCGGACCCGACTTGGAGATTACGTGGAAAagaatgtaatatatatatatatatatatatatatatatataattctactGTTGCAGATATAAAAGAGACAGGGCAGGCGGAACAGCCGGCGGAAGCGCGGGGAGGACCGCCCCAACTCCTTCATCCCCTTCCTCCCATTTGTCGCCTTCCCCTGCCTCCTCCcttgccttctcctcctcccccttcCTGCCTCttgtcctcttctctctctctctctctctcgcgcgcgCTCGCTGAATCCTCCAGGCGTAGAGATGGCGCCCCTCAAGGAGCTTCTCGCGCAGGATAGCTtctggaggaggaggacgaagacgAGACCCGCAGCAGTAACACGAGCTAAGAGTATGCCGCCTAACCCCGGGGAACGCAAAGGAAAGGCCAGAAGTCATGAAGTCGCCTATGAGAAGTCGAACACTGTCACACTGCAGGAAGAGGCAGTGTGTTTCGAGGTGGATATGCAGCCAGCAATCTGCGATACTTCAACCCAGGCTGTGGTTTCCATCTTAACCGGCTACGTCGAAGCCTTCCTCAAGCATGAAAGCTTCCGTGCATCGCTTCGTCGTCGTTGTAACGCTTGCCTCGGCATCGCAAGCGAGCTTGGAGTCTTCGCCGAGCTCGAAGAAGCCATTGCGATGATAGAGAGGGTGGTTGAAGAGCGCAGGGGCGTGAAGAAACTACCGAAAGTTTCTCTAAAGCTCAGCGTCATCTCAGGGTTCACTGCTGGTTTTCCCAGCTCACGTCTCTCAGCGTGCGCCCATCTCTACCTCAGTGTGATCTGCAAGATACGGAAGGAGGATAGGATGACCGCGGATCATCTTCTCCAGGTCTTCTGCACCGCGCCACTGGAAGCACGGACGATCCTATTACCCGACTTGTGGAACCAGCTTTTCCTTCCACATCTCTCTCATCTGAAGGCATGGCataaaaaagaagtggaatccatCGCGCAAACGCCGTGCGGGGCGAAGAAGATGAAGCTGCTTGATAAAATGTATGATGATGTGATGAACAGAGGCACACACATCTTTGCAGTTTACTACAAGGAATGGCTTATCGAGGCGAAGAAAGCTCCTTCACTTCCCTCCATTGACGccccttctgcatcttcttcaagAATGATACAACGAGTATCTCATGCAATCCATCGGGACGACGTTTACAGCCCAATGGTGAGCCAAAAGTCCTATGAGGCTGTTCTTGGCCAGTTGAAGAGAATGGAGGCAGCTAATGAACTGAGAATTAAAGGAAGTGATAGGGAAGAGGAGAGAAAGAAGGAAATTGAAGTGGATCAGAGTGTTTTAGGAGAATATAAGGGATCCAAGATGATCAATCCTTATTCAGGAAAAAGAGATCATTTAGGTGGAGAATCACAGCAAAGTCAGAGGCTAAATGCATATTCTAATGTAAGTAATCATTTTAGCTATACTTATCAGTATCCTCTGAAGAATCTCACTGTGAAATCTGATAACAATAACCTACCATATCACGTGTTCACTGTTCTTGCTCCACAGGCTAAAACAAATGAGCATACTCTTGGTGAACTGGCACAAGCAATCTTTGAAATGAATGCAGTTGATTGTTCTTCAGCCTGCAACAACTGCCAAGATAACAATGTGAGTAAACATGTTTTCACTGAATTCTGGACTGATATGACTCCTAATTGGTGGCACATTATGCTGCTTAAACTTAGGTATCATTAAGCAAAGTCCAGATTACAGAACCTGACTTGAAGAAAACAGCACATTTGTGTAGGAAATCTGATCAAAAATCACCAGTGCAGAGCATTAGGTACTCATCCATTGATCATATTCATCATGAAATCTTTAAGGAGCTCTCATTTAATGTTatcataatacttttcataagcttaatattttcttcttttcctgATAATCCATATCGATAAGCTCTAGATTAAGAATCTTCCTTTTTTCTCAGTGCAGAGCCATTTGATGATTGTGAAGACATTGGTTTCTGCTGCATTTTCTCAAATGATTCTAAAGATTATGTGTGTCCCTTAAAAGGTCAGCTCTTTAAAGAACCTGTAACCATAGAAACTGAGCATATATTTGAGAGTGTGGCCATGAAAGAGTGTCTCAATCAAGCAAAAGCCAGTCCTGTAACAGGACAGCAGCTGAGCTGCCAATCTGTGCCAGATACCAACTCTGTGTTGAATCAATTGGTCGATGGCTGGGTATCTGAGAATTGTTGGAATCTCCTGATCATTATGGCACAATTAACTAAAAATGAAACTGAAGGAGACAAGAAATCCAAGGATGATTTAGCATTAGAAATCGTTGACAGGCTTCTTGCAGGTTGTGGCAAAGAGGAACAGATGGAAAATGCAAGAAACCTCATTGCTCTTGGCGGTTTACGATTTCTGATACACAGGTTTGAAACAGGGAGCTTCAATGTGAAAACGCGTGTCATTGGATTCTTGTTGTGCTGCATCAACGCGAA
It encodes the following:
- the LOC103972540 gene encoding putative E3 ubiquitin-protein ligase LIN-2, which encodes MAPLKELLAQDSFWRRRTKTRPAAVTRAKSMPPNPGERKGKARSHEVAYEKSNTVTLQEEAVCFEVDMQPAICDTSTQAVVSILTGYVEAFLKHESFRASLRRRCNACLGIASELGVFAELEEAIAMIERVVEERRGVKKLPKVSLKLSVISGFTAGFPSSRLSACAHLYLSVICKIRKEDRMTADHLLQVFCTAPLEARTILLPDLWNQLFLPHLSHLKAWHKKEVESIAQTPCGAKKMKLLDKMYDDVMNRGTHIFAVYYKEWLIEAKKAPSLPSIDAPSASSSRMIQRVSHAIHRDDVYSPMVSQKSYEAVLGQLKRMEAANELRIKGSDREEERKKEIEVDQSVLGEYKGSKMINPYSGKRDHLGGESQQSQRLNAYSNAKTNEHTLGELAQAIFEMNAVDCSSACNNCQDNNVSLSKVQITEPDLKKTAHLCRKSDQKSPVQSISAEPFDDCEDIGFCCIFSNDSKDYVCPLKGQLFKEPVTIETEHIFESVAMKECLNQAKASPVTGQQLSCQSVPDTNSVLNQLVDGWVSENCWNLLIIMAQLTKNETEGDKKSKDDLALEIVDRLLAGCGKEEQMENARNLIALGGLRFLIHRFETGSFNVKTRVIGFLLCCINAKGWCRNYLADNLKRSSVLELLHSKQISARTNAVLLLIELICLSRRRDITSFLSGLLKETIANTMHALLVHLYSLPAQEKALVAVLLLHFDLVLGTSKRSIYKKEAVDGITLSLNCCLSDKRAIPNSQRALLMLGGHFSKSGEILIDSWLLQQGGFIDGLFNTINYDDNKDDEDLLEDEAKQKEKWLKDVTLVLIGNGRKSFMETLSRCLVSGIQGLVRTCLVTAAWMSHALVLLSSSHQIPSAVFSDFIPQLKQRLEEDDQIEHRILASVSLLNLSKVSGDQN